One genomic window of Sporosarcina ureae includes the following:
- the typA gene encoding translational GTPase TypA, with protein MTNERTDLRNIAIIAHVDHGKTTLVDQLLKQSGIFRSNEHVDERAMDSNELERERGITILAKNTAIEYNDTKINILDTPGHADFGGEVERILRMVDGVILVVDAFEGCMPQTRFVLKKALETNLKPIVVVNKIDRDFARPEEVVDEVLELFIELDANDEQLEFPVVFASGFNGTASLSPDPATQEDTLRVLYESILENIPSPIDNRDEPLQFQVSLLDYNDYVGRIGIGRIFRGTMKVGEQVAVLKRDGSVKTLRVTKLYGFLGLKRVEVEEAYAGDLVAVSGMGDIDVGETVCPTDHQEALPALHIDEPTLQMRFLVNNSPFAGREGKWVTSRKIQERLDQQLETDVSLRVDQTDSPDEWIVSGRGELHLSILIENMRREGFELQVSKPQVIIREIDGKRSEPYERVQIDVPEEHTGSIIESIGERKGEMLDMINNGNGQVRLIFLVPARGLIGYTTDFLTLTRGYGILNHTFDSYKPVTTGKIGGRRHGVLVSMENGTVTGYGVMQLEDRGTMFVASGAEIYAGQVVGESNRDSDLTINLTKIKHATNVRSASKDQTVTTKKPRIMSLEEALQYIGDDEYCEVTPESIRIRKKVLDKNERERVNKKKKLGE; from the coding sequence ATGACAAACGAACGTACTGATCTTAGAAATATTGCAATTATTGCCCACGTAGACCATGGTAAAACGACATTGGTCGACCAATTACTTAAACAATCCGGTATTTTCCGGTCGAATGAGCACGTAGATGAACGTGCAATGGACTCGAACGAACTTGAGCGTGAGCGAGGAATTACGATCCTAGCTAAAAACACTGCTATTGAATATAATGACACAAAAATCAACATCTTGGATACACCAGGACACGCTGACTTTGGTGGCGAAGTAGAAAGAATCTTGCGCATGGTAGACGGCGTAATTTTAGTGGTTGATGCATTCGAAGGATGTATGCCACAAACTCGATTCGTCTTGAAAAAAGCTTTGGAAACAAACTTGAAGCCAATTGTTGTTGTAAATAAAATTGACCGTGATTTCGCAAGACCAGAGGAAGTAGTAGACGAAGTACTTGAATTATTCATCGAGCTTGATGCGAATGATGAGCAATTGGAATTCCCGGTTGTTTTTGCTTCTGGGTTCAATGGTACTGCGAGCCTTTCTCCAGATCCTGCAACACAAGAAGACACGTTACGTGTTCTTTATGAATCCATTCTTGAAAACATACCATCACCAATCGACAATCGTGACGAGCCGCTTCAGTTCCAAGTATCTCTACTTGACTACAACGACTACGTTGGTCGTATCGGAATCGGACGTATTTTCCGTGGAACGATGAAAGTTGGAGAACAAGTCGCAGTTCTTAAGCGTGATGGATCTGTCAAGACCTTACGTGTGACGAAACTATACGGTTTCCTAGGCTTGAAGAGAGTCGAAGTTGAAGAAGCATACGCAGGCGACCTCGTAGCCGTTTCAGGAATGGGTGACATTGATGTCGGTGAGACAGTTTGTCCAACTGATCATCAAGAAGCGCTTCCTGCACTCCACATCGATGAGCCAACGCTTCAAATGCGTTTCTTAGTTAATAATAGTCCATTTGCTGGTCGCGAAGGGAAATGGGTCACTTCACGTAAGATTCAAGAGCGTTTGGATCAACAGCTAGAGACGGACGTTTCATTACGAGTAGACCAAACAGATTCTCCAGACGAATGGATCGTATCTGGACGTGGAGAACTTCACTTGTCTATTCTTATCGAGAATATGCGTCGTGAAGGTTTCGAACTTCAAGTCTCCAAGCCACAAGTAATCATTCGCGAAATCGATGGTAAGCGTAGCGAGCCTTACGAACGCGTTCAAATTGATGTTCCGGAAGAACATACTGGATCCATCATTGAATCTATTGGTGAACGTAAAGGTGAAATGTTGGATATGATCAATAACGGTAACGGACAAGTACGCTTGATCTTCTTAGTACCCGCTCGCGGATTGATCGGTTATACAACAGATTTCCTTACATTGACTCGTGGATATGGTATCTTAAACCATACGTTTGACAGCTATAAGCCGGTCACTACTGGTAAAATCGGTGGCAGACGTCACGGAGTTCTTGTATCTATGGAGAACGGTACAGTAACTGGTTATGGTGTTATGCAACTCGAAGACCGTGGAACGATGTTTGTTGCATCAGGTGCAGAAATCTATGCTGGTCAGGTAGTCGGGGAAAGTAACCGTGATAGCGATTTGACAATTAACTTAACGAAAATCAAACATGCTACTAACGTACGTTCGGCTTCGAAAGACCAAACTGTTACAACGAAAAAGCCACGTATTATGTCGCTTGAAGAAGCGTTGCAATATATTGGTGATGACGAGTACTGTGAAGTTACTCCAGAATCTATTCGTATACGTAAAAAAGTTCTTGATAAGAATGAACGCGAACGCGTAAACAAAAAGAAAAAACTTGGCGAATAA
- a CDS encoding YlaI family protein — protein sequence MRVKCVICDQNDQLEDDNPLAKKLRNRPIHTYMCPTCRERISNLTEKRIATGNFVFHRSSDPTEKDF from the coding sequence ATGCGCGTTAAATGTGTCATATGTGACCAAAACGATCAATTAGAGGATGACAATCCGCTTGCTAAGAAATTACGAAACCGGCCCATTCATACGTATATGTGCCCTACTTGTAGAGAGCGGATCAGCAATTTGACAGAGAAACGAATCGCAACTGGTAACTTTGTTTTCCATCGTAGCTCAGATCCAACTGAAAAAGATTTTTAA
- a CDS encoding inositol monophosphatase family protein produces the protein MNLNAIDRYAKSLIKEAGHKIRVSFFSTIDIDSKADANDLVTNIDREVESFFIERVRQDFPEHKMVSEEGFGDEISSLDGVVWFLDPIDGTMNFIHQRRNFAISLGIYVDGVGMLGYIYDVMRDELYHAAKGEGAYFNDERLPQLEITPLEEAIIGINASWVAPNHRVENEKIIELVTRCRGTRSYGSAAIELAYVSSGKIDAYISMRLAPWDIAGGIVIAQEVGAVATNLKGETPHLLGSDTFIVTRPGLHEEILSNYIRLK, from the coding sequence ATGAATCTTAATGCGATAGATCGATATGCGAAATCGTTAATCAAAGAGGCTGGCCACAAAATACGAGTGTCTTTTTTTAGTACAATTGACATCGATTCAAAGGCAGACGCTAATGATTTAGTTACCAATATTGATAGAGAAGTGGAAAGCTTTTTTATTGAACGGGTAAGACAAGATTTTCCTGAGCATAAAATGGTTTCAGAAGAGGGATTTGGAGATGAAATTTCTTCGCTTGACGGAGTAGTTTGGTTCCTAGATCCAATAGACGGAACGATGAATTTTATCCATCAGAGAAGAAACTTTGCGATTTCATTGGGGATTTATGTAGACGGCGTGGGGATGCTGGGCTACATATATGATGTAATGCGGGATGAGTTATACCATGCAGCGAAAGGTGAAGGTGCTTATTTCAATGATGAGCGTCTACCGCAACTGGAAATTACTCCACTTGAAGAAGCAATCATCGGCATCAATGCTAGCTGGGTTGCGCCAAATCATCGCGTAGAAAACGAAAAAATTATTGAGCTCGTCACACGTTGCCGCGGAACGCGATCATATGGTTCAGCAGCGATTGAGCTGGCGTATGTATCATCTGGTAAGATTGACGCGTATATTTCTATGCGACTGGCGCCTTGGGATATCGCTGGGGGAATTGTCATTGCGCAAGAAGTAGGGGCTGTAGCAACGAATTTAAAAGGTGAGACGCCACATCTACTTGGATCTGACACATTTATTGTCACACGTCCGGGATTACATGAGGAAATTTTATCAAATTATATCCGACTAAAATAA
- a CDS encoding YlaN family protein, translated as MEIEVQDTYKEQAMKQLQIDAEKIAKLIKVQMDNLTMPQCPLYEEVLDTQMYGLSREIDFAVKLGLVEQDKGREIISVLEKELNILHELYTNK; from the coding sequence ATGGAAATAGAAGTTCAAGATACGTACAAAGAACAAGCCATGAAACAACTGCAAATCGATGCAGAAAAAATTGCTAAACTGATCAAAGTTCAAATGGATAATTTAACGATGCCACAATGTCCACTATATGAGGAAGTGCTTGATACGCAAATGTACGGATTATCCCGTGAGATTGATTTTGCTGTTAAGCTCGGCCTAGTCGAACAGGATAAAGGCCGTGAAATCATCTCTGTTCTGGAAAAAGAGTTAAATATTTTACACGAACTGTATACAAATAAATAA
- a CDS encoding YlaH-like family protein, translating to MRVEDSEMVYNRLSGTARIIYEYAPNFTTAGYILFALVFIMSAIVYKLGFARKISFGRNVIIYTFLFIGCITLTFLAFFLPIVEGLFVAAAILIIYRVRRMNEHKKDSVTQ from the coding sequence ATGAGAGTAGAGGATTCAGAAATGGTCTACAATCGGTTGTCGGGAACTGCGCGCATTATTTATGAGTATGCGCCAAATTTCACGACAGCCGGCTATATTCTGTTTGCGCTCGTTTTCATCATGTCTGCTATTGTGTATAAGCTCGGATTCGCAAGGAAGATTAGTTTTGGTCGAAATGTTATCATCTATACGTTCTTATTCATCGGGTGTATAACATTAACATTCTTAGCTTTCTTCCTGCCAATCGTAGAAGGACTGTTTGTGGCTGCTGCCATTCTCATTATTTATCGTGTTCGACGAATGAATGAACACAAAAAAGACTCCGTTACTCAGTAA
- a CDS encoding YlaF family protein — protein sequence MKDIKWIFVIYSLGAVLSMSAIGIGVGMRSLLVVVLAIVALILIMGNGFKTKARMRREGTL from the coding sequence TTGAAAGACATTAAGTGGATTTTCGTAATTTATTCACTCGGCGCCGTACTTTCCATGTCCGCAATTGGTATTGGAGTAGGTATGCGTAGCCTACTAGTTGTCGTCCTTGCCATTGTCGCTCTAATTTTAATAATGGGTAACGGATTCAAAACAAAAGCACGTATGCGTAGAGAAGGCACGCTATAA